In one window of Hevea brasiliensis isolate MT/VB/25A 57/8 chromosome 10, ASM3005281v1, whole genome shotgun sequence DNA:
- the LOC110652919 gene encoding uncharacterized protein LOC110652919, which translates to MATKKPSKQSKLRKFIKAPIRILIKARDIYIKSMTECSDRLGYGTVMGCPTGQVVNHLPKSFSVNSTKSSNHDDDYRQLLRAASTRGLSNRVQLDVLQRQQSQSPKSPNTCREANHMPRSHSVGIGRIDEEKPCDFDEDDIKVITDVFPRSRSYAVSKTRAGVF; encoded by the coding sequence ATGGCCACCAAGAAGCCTAGCAAGCAAAGCAAACTACGCAAGTTCATTAAGGCTCCCATTAGGATATTGATCAAGGCCAGGGACATTTACATCAAGAGCATGACTGAATGCTCCGATCGCCTTGGCTATGGTACTGTCATGGGTTGTCCTACAGGCCAAGTAGTGAATCACCTGCCAAAGAGTTTTAGTGTCAATTCAACAAAATCAAGCAACCATGATGATGACTATAGACAGCTTTTAAGGGCTGCTTCCACCAGGGGTTTAAGCAATAGGGTTCAGTTGGATGTTCTtcaaagacagcaatctcaatCTCCAAAATCTCCAAATACTTGCAGAGAAGCAAACCATATGCCTAGGAGTCATAGTGTTGGTATTGGAAGAATCGACGAAGAAAAGCCTTGTGATTTTGATGAAGATGATATCAAGGTCATAACTGATGTCTTTCCAAGAAGCAGAAGCTACGCTGTTTCTAAAACAAGGGCTGGAGTCTTCTGA
- the LOC110650642 gene encoding uncharacterized protein LOC110650642: MRREEKRRKFHEALLNTLYPPKPEPQAEDEKEPLSTPGEDFDVNLIPDDYGLRQCSSSTSEDDGESDCGQQKLTRAQRKRLRKKKLKEENSRRREIIGPLLPPSNNDSGGDGSGAVDEDTPGARENADDSHGNQSSGSKVKQRRMAKRLGRERLKSQRGDV, translated from the exons ATGCGCCGCGAAGAGAAACGTCGTAAGTTCCATGAAGCCCTGCTCAACACTCTTTATCCACCAAAGCCAGAGCCCCAGGCGGAAGATGAAAAAGAGCCTTTGAGCACTCCTGGGGAAGACTTTGATGTGAATCTGATTCCAG ATGATTATGGGCTGCGGCAATGTAGTTCCTCAACTAGTGAGGATGATGGTGAGAGTGACTGCGGGCAACAGAAGTTAACCAGGGCTCAGAGGAAGAGGCTTCGTAAGAAGAAGCTTAAGGAAGAAAATTCCCGTCGAAGAGAAATTATTGGGCCATTGTTACCTCCATCAAACAACGATAGCGGTGGGGATGGTAGTGGAGCAGTCGATGAAGACACTCCAGGTGCTCGAGAAAATGCTGATGACAGTCATGGTAACCAAAGCAGCGGAAGCAAGGTAAAGCAGAGGAGGATGGCGAAGAGGTTGGGAAGGGAAAGGTTGAAATCTCAACGTGGTGATGTGTAG
- the LOC131183804 gene encoding uncharacterized protein LOC131183804: MAELKLSESRDLTRIERIGAHSHIRGLGLDSALEPRAVSEGMVGQTAARKAAGVILQMIKDGKIAGRAVLLAGQPGTGKTAIAMGMAKSLGLETPFAMVSGSEIFSLEMSKTEALMQAFRKAIGVRIKEETEIIEGEVVEVQIDRPAVSGAASKTGKLTLKTTEMETVYDLGAKMIEALGKEKVQSGDVIAIDKASGKITKLGRSFSRSRDYDAMGPQVKFVQCPDGELQKRKEVVHCVTLHEIDVINSRTQGFLALFTGDTGEIRAEVREQIDTKVAEWREEGKADIVPGVLFIDEVHMLDIECFSFLNRALENEMAPILVVATNRGITTIRGTNYKSPHGIPIDLLDRLLIITTQPYTKDEIRKIVDIRCQEEEVETSEEAKALLTHIGVETSLRYAINLITAAALACQRRKGKLVESEDITRAYNLFLDVKRSTQYLIEYQNQYMFNEAPLGDGDEDDASAMLS, encoded by the exons ATGGCGGAACTCAAGCTCTCCGAAAGCCGAGACTTGACCCGAATTGAGCGTATAGGCGCCCACTCCCACATCCGTGGACTTGGTCTGGACTCCGCTCTGGAACCCCGCGCCGTCTCTGAGGGCATGGTAGGCCAGACTGCAGCCCGAAAGGCCGCCGGCGTCATCCTCCAAATGATAAAGGATGGGAAAATCGCTGGTCGAGCCGTACTTCTGGCTGGACAGCCGGGTACTGGAAAAACCGCAATTGCAATGGGCATGGCGAAATCGCTAGGACtcgaaaccccatttgctatggtcTCTGGCAGCGAAATCTTCTCGCTGGAGATGTCTAAAACCGAAGCCCTAATGCAAGCTTTTCGAAAAGCAATCGGCGTAAGAATTAAAGAAGAAACCGAGATAATCGAAGGTGAAGTCGTTGAAGTTCAAATCGATAGGCCAGCGGTAAGTGGTGCGGCCTCGAAGACAGGGAAATTGACACTAAAAACGACAGAAATGGAGACGGTTTATGATTTGGGGGCGAAGATGATAGAAGCACTGGGAAAGGAAAAAGTGCAAAGTGGGGATGTAATTGCGATAGATAAGGCGTCCGGAAAAATTACAAAGCTCGGGAGGTCATTTTCACGGTCAAGGGACTACGATGCCATGGGGCCACAGGTGAAGTTTGTTCAATGCCCCGACGGTGAGCTGCAGAAGAGGAAAGAGGTGGTGCATTGTGTGACGCTTCACGAGATTGATGTCATTAATAGCAG AACACAAGGGTTTCTGGCTCTCTTCACTGGTGATACTGGTGAAATCCGTGCAGAAGTGAGGGAACAAATTGACACCAAGGTGGCAGAATGGAGGGAGGAAGGCAAGGCAGATATTGTGCCAGGTGTTCTCTTCATTGATGAGGTGCACATGCTTGACATTGAATGCTTCTCTTTCCTGAATCGTGCTCTTGAGAATGAAATGGCTCCAATATTAGTTGTTGCAACCAACAGAGGGATCACCACAATTCGAGGCACAAATTACAAATCTCCACATGGGATTCCTATAGATCTGCTTGATCGCCTACTAATTATCACAACTCAGCCTTATACGAAGGATGAAATTCGCAAGATTGTGGACATTCGGTGTCAAGAAGAAGAGGTGGAAACGTCTGAAGAGGCAAAGGCTTTATTGACGCACATTGGGGTAGAAACATCCTTGAGATATGCCATTAATCTCATTACTGCTGCTGCATTGGCATGCCAGAGGCGCAAGGGAAAACTTGTAGAGAGCGAGGACATCACTCGAGCTTATAATCTGTTTTTGGATGTGAAGAGATCAACACAGTACTTGATCGAGTATCAGAACCAGTACATGTTTAATGAAGCACCATTAGGGGACGGTGACGAAGATGATGCCAGTGCTATGCTTTCTTGA